The genomic region ACCTGGTTGTGATGAACAAGTTTTCGATTTTACTGAAAAAAGTTTTCGAGGATGGACACTGGTCGGAACACTCGTAACCTGGACAGGAACCATTGGTGGTATACCTGTGCCTTGGGGTTTAATTGTAGATGGTGCATCCGGCTCATTCTGGAAACCCAACGTTTATGAAAGTGGCGTATCGAAAATAAATTACAAAAACTTCCACTACAGTCTCAACTACACAGGCTGTCCGGATAAATACAATGGTCCTATTCTCAAAACAAAAGCAGAAAGACTGACTGAGCTAAAAAGACTATTGGATGAAGGGATATTAACTCTGGAAGAATTTAATGCAGAGAAAAAGAAAATTCTAGCCGAATAAAATATTTTTTAAACCATTATCCCGGTTGCGACCTCAACTGGGATAATGTTCAAGATAAATGCGGATTCCCTCCTCAAAAATCATTAATTCCATCTGATTCACATAAATCTCTTTTATACACTCTGATAATTGAAAAGAAATTGCTAATATTATGGTATTAAGCTCGACTTGAAAAGTCTGGGGTATTCCCCACTCACCCCATCCTTAGTAAAATCGTTTACACCACTAAACAATTTGAAAACCCAGTAATATGAGCATTAAAATCTATAGTATTATCAAAGCAACAGGAAAGTACATTCCATCGACAATTGTAAAAAATGAAGATTTCCTTAGCAATGACTTTTATGACACCTATGACAAGAAGAGTGAGAAATCAAATCAGGAAATAACCCGGAAATTTGAAGAAATCACAACAATCGCAGAGAGACGACATGTTGCGAAAGACCTGGTTGCATCTGACATTGCTTTTTTTGCTGCTGAAGATGCCATTCAAAGTTCAAAAATTGATAAAGAAGAATTGGATTATATTATCGTTGCTCACAATTTTGGTGACGTGAAACACGATAACAGAAAGTCTGATCTTGTTCCCAGTTTGGCCGCACGTGTCAAGCATAAACTAAAGATTAAAAACCCCAACTGCATTGCTTACGATTTACCTTTTGGATGTCCGGGCTGGTTACAGGCAACCATTCAGGCAGATTATTACATCAAATCAGGCGATGCAAAACAAATACTGGTCATAGGGGCTGATGTCTTGTCCCGAATTTCTGATCCCCATGATAGAGACAGCATGCTTTATGCCGATGGTGCAGGCGCTGTTATTTTGGAAGGAAAGGAAAGTGATACCCCAATCGGCATACTGGCACACAGCACCCGATCGGATACCTATCAGTTTTCAGAAATGTTATATATGGATACCTCATTCAATCCCGATAGCGAGCATAAAGATGCCTTATTTTTGAAGATGAATGGTCGTAAATTATACCAATACGCTCTAACAACTGTTCCTCAAGCCATACAAACCTGTCTTGAAAAAAGCAAAACGCCGCTAAGTGAGATCAAAAAGGTCTTGATTCATCAAGCCAATGGGAAAATGGATGATGCCATATTAAAACGCTTATACGCCCTTTATGATATACATGAATTACCCAAAGATATCATGCCCATGACCATTTCGTGGTTAGGGAACTCTTCGGTTGCAACGGTGCCAACCCTGCTGGATCTGATCCTAAAAGATGAGCTAAAACCTCACACAATTAAAGCCGGCGACAGCATTGTTTTTGCATCAGTAGGTGCAGGAATGAATATCAATGCCATGGTTTATAAAATGTAAAGGTCGACACGGTCAGCTTGAAATTGACAATTCTTTTTGTTTCCCCTCCTTTACCAAGAGGAGTATTCTAGAATATAAAAAAGCCAACAAAAGTAATTTTGTTGGCTTGATATAAGATAGTTTTAAATTCTAATTCTCTTCTCTAAAGAACAGCTTGTAGAAACTCATATCGCGAGCAGCATCGTACCCTTTCTCAAGAAACTTGCGCTGGCCGTGAATGTAAACATGAAAGTTTTTATCCAATTTCAAGACTTGTTTGAAGAAACGCTGCTCGCCTTTTACGGCATCCTTATTGATATTAAATTCAGCATTAATATCGTTATCGTGCTCGCTTTGGTAATAGTTCTTGTATTCGTCAAAGGCATTCATAACCTCAGGTTGTTCAATCACTTCACGCTTAAACAAATCCTCATTAAACTCTTTTTTATCCTTAAAGAAGTTTATCGATTTATTCATTAAATCAATCTGATCAGCCTTGGCAACCTCATTTTCATCGTTGTAAACTTCTCCTATAAATCCCTTACACATTTCAAGATAATTCTGAGTGTGATAGAAATCATCTTCACGAAGTTTCAAGTTTAAGAAATCCTCTTTCCAATATAGGGCTTCGTTATTTTTATTGGTTTTATCAACAATACAAACCTTGTAGCCGTTCTCTTTTTCGGTATTGAAAATCAAACATCCCTTATCCAGTTTTTTGATATTGATACCACTCTCGCAGCCCAATTCGAAATTTTCCTGATTCTGATAAACCTTTAGGAAAGTATCCTTATTTTCTGATTTAAATATACCTAAAGCATCGCAAACCTCCCCATCGACAATACAACCCGAGAAAGCAACCAAATAAAACTCACCGCCCTTTATATTGGGATGATTCGATTTATCGTAAAGGTGCATGGCAATATTCACCGATTGATCGTAAAAACTGTCGTTATCTTCAAAGAATTCGGTAGCAAAGCAATACACCTCATTCATGCTCAATCCGGCTTCGTGCTGAAAGTTATAGAACTCTTCCTTATTAAAAGCCGACAAAAAATATTTCAACAGAATATCTCTGACATCATCATCTTCCAACTGTATCCCTTGCTTCGAAAGTTTCAAAGTTTCTTCATGATGCTTGTTACCTACATTATGAACCACTATTCGGTCCAGATTTATATCATCGAAATTAAACATGCTTATTCTTTTATTTATTCTAATTTGATTTCTGTTTCAATCGAATCATCAAAAAAATGATTCGAAAGAGAGCGTAAAGATACTGACTTTTATGGCTGATAAATACGCATTATGCCTTGATATCTGAAAAAACGAATAGAAATTCTAGTTGGGATTTCTCACACTTACATTCGCTTTGGTTTTTAGAATGTAATAATTTTGATATGAGGTCTTGACAACAGCAACGATAGGAATCTCACGATTTATTTTCCCTCCCTTGGGAATACTAAATTTAAAAACGGCTTTTCCTTTTTTCGTTTCCAATTCACTCATGTGTGAATTCACCTTTACAGGAAGAGATTTACCATTGATCAGGCTGCCAATATAAAACTGCACATCTCTGAACTTTTTATCCAGACTCAACTCCAGCATATACATGCTTGATTCTCTAAGGAGATTAACATGCTTAACTTGTATTTGAGGCTCTGTTTTTTGCTTACCGGTATTTGAGAATTCTTTCAAGCCTGTACACATCATGTTGTTTTCAAAATCCATTTCAGATTTTAACTTGCCATCTTCCCAATATTTTTTTTGAGGTCCCTGTTTTACCCCATTCCGATAGGTGGTTAAGCGGTACAGACGTCCACTTTTATAAAACCACTTAACTTCCCCATCTTTTTTCCCATCCACATAAGGAATTTCATATTGTTTTTCGCCTGTTTCATAAAAGGTCATGCTAACCCCCACCTTCTTATTATCCTTATAATTGACAATAGATTTCAGTTTTCCATTGGGGTATTTGTATCTGACTTCTCCATTGATGTTTTTTGAATCCGTCGAACTGGAATCGACCGAAAAAGATTGCTCAACAGCGTCATCTTTTTTAGAAAATTTCTCAAGGATAAAATCACAAGAGGATAAAATAAAAATGGATAATACGAGTAATGTTAATTTCATTTTAGGGGCTTTATATTTTGTTTAAACTTCTACAACTTCATCCAATTTTCCATACAGGATAAAGGCACTTACCTTTTTATAATTCATTTGCTGAAGCAGCTTTTTATAAGCGCCAACCTGACGAATATGCGCTTTTTCTTTATTCTTCCCAAACTTATAATCAATCACAATGGCTTCATCCCCTTTCACAATCACCCTATCGGGGCGTAAGGTATTGCCTTC from Ancylomarina subtilis harbors:
- a CDS encoding nucleoid-associated protein; translation: MFNFDDINLDRIVVHNVGNKHHEETLKLSKQGIQLEDDDVRDILLKYFLSAFNKEEFYNFQHEAGLSMNEVYCFATEFFEDNDSFYDQSVNIAMHLYDKSNHPNIKGGEFYLVAFSGCIVDGEVCDALGIFKSENKDTFLKVYQNQENFELGCESGINIKKLDKGCLIFNTEKENGYKVCIVDKTNKNNEALYWKEDFLNLKLREDDFYHTQNYLEMCKGFIGEVYNDENEVAKADQIDLMNKSINFFKDKKEFNEDLFKREVIEQPEVMNAFDEYKNYYQSEHDNDINAEFNINKDAVKGEQRFFKQVLKLDKNFHVYIHGQRKFLEKGYDAARDMSFYKLFFREEN
- a CDS encoding toxin-antitoxin system YwqK family antitoxin produces the protein MKLTLLVLSIFILSSCDFILEKFSKKDDAVEQSFSVDSSSTDSKNINGEVRYKYPNGKLKSIVNYKDNKKVGVSMTFYETGEKQYEIPYVDGKKDGEVKWFYKSGRLYRLTTYRNGVKQGPQKKYWEDGKLKSEMDFENNMMCTGLKEFSNTGKQKTEPQIQVKHVNLLRESSMYMLELSLDKKFRDVQFYIGSLINGKSLPVKVNSHMSELETKKGKAVFKFSIPKGGKINREIPIVAVVKTSYQNYYILKTKANVSVRNPN
- a CDS encoding 3-oxoacyl-ACP synthase III family protein; this encodes MSIKIYSIIKATGKYIPSTIVKNEDFLSNDFYDTYDKKSEKSNQEITRKFEEITTIAERRHVAKDLVASDIAFFAAEDAIQSSKIDKEELDYIIVAHNFGDVKHDNRKSDLVPSLAARVKHKLKIKNPNCIAYDLPFGCPGWLQATIQADYYIKSGDAKQILVIGADVLSRISDPHDRDSMLYADGAGAVILEGKESDTPIGILAHSTRSDTYQFSEMLYMDTSFNPDSEHKDALFLKMNGRKLYQYALTTVPQAIQTCLEKSKTPLSEIKKVLIHQANGKMDDAILKRLYALYDIHELPKDIMPMTISWLGNSSVATVPTLLDLILKDELKPHTIKAGDSIVFASVGAGMNINAMVYKM
- a CDS encoding SHOCT domain-containing protein codes for the protein MIHTLFKLKTKLGILVISSMLLSSCGVIIGGSKYYAHVTVENHPKAVISYDGNAKGIGEADFLAPRKDADSFSITVKEPGCDEQVFDFTEKSFRGWTLVGTLVTWTGTIGGIPVPWGLIVDGASGSFWKPNVYESGVSKINYKNFHYSLNYTGCPDKYNGPILKTKAERLTELKRLLDEGILTLEEFNAEKKKILAE